The following nucleotide sequence is from Hydrogenophaga sp. PBL-H3.
GGCCAGCGGTGCGCTGCCCTTGATTGAACGATACGCGTCGAGCGGCCAACTTCAAGAGCGAGTTTTCATTGTGTTGGTCGGTTACGGAGCAACCACCAGCCGGGTGTCCAGCGAGAACACCTCCACCGACACCCGCTCAATCTCGCCCTTGGTGCGGTCCACATCGATCAGCAGGTTCCAGGAATGGGGACTCACCGCGCTCGGCACCACCAGCATGGGGTGAGACTCCATCGCCTGCTGAACAAAGGCAACCTGGTTGGGGCTGTATGAACCAGGGCGCAGCCATGCAGGATTGGGGAACGAGTGAGGCAGCAGCACCTTGACCAGGGCAGGGTGAACGATTCGAGCGCAGACCAGCATGTGCGGAACAGCATCCAAGGCGGAGAACCCGCTGTGCACGGCAACTTCCAGAATGGCCGTGGCCGGATCCAGACTTCCGTAGAGCAAACGCGTGCCAGCCTTGTTCCAGCGCCCGCTCACACGAAACGCCCCTTCCCCTGAGTCCCATGTGTCCACGTGGCGTGCGTTCACCAGACGCCAGAACTGCAGCCCCGGCGCGTCAGGTGATGCCTGACGCGAGCTGAGAGCGACATCTGCCAGCGCCTGGGCTCCCAGCACCGACCCCAGCGGCCCACGTAGAACGGCGGCCGATGCCTCCGAGTAGGCGTCGATCAGCGCCCTGGGAAGCGGGGTCAAGCGTAGACCCCGTACTCCATGCGAACGAGCAGATCGCGCACCAGGTCCGCGCCTTGGCGGGTGGAGAGCAGATCGAGGGGGCGCTGGCCCTTGAGTGCGACGGCGCCGGTGGTGAGCCAGCGCTGCGCCTCGGCCATCGAGCCCAGCACGCTCTGGGCCTGCTCGGTGATGGCAGCCAGATCCAACGCCACGCTGGCCACGTCACTGCCCAGGCGCCCATCGCGATGGCGCTGTAACGTCCGCTCGCTCACCCCAAGCGCGGTGAGCAACTCCTGCTTCGGAATAGCATCGAAGCGCTCCAGCATGTCCAGCAGAGACTTTGTGGCGATCCCCTCGAGCACTTTGTGGTGGAGCTCAAGCGGGCCAGCGTCCCCTACAGACAATTCGGCATTGGAAGTGCGAGCTTCAAAACTCTTCACCACTGTGATTGTTTTGCCTCCTACCTGCAGCGTGTCGCCTACCGTCGGGCGATTTGGCTTCACGTTCATGTGGATAGGCGTCTTGCGCGACCCTTGGACGTACACCACCCCAGCATCCTTCATGTCGAGCAGCACGCCCCGGAGCGACGTAGGCGGCAGAGCTTTCCCAGCCGAGGTGCGAACGCGCTCGCCTCCTGTTTTGTAAACACCAATGTCGTAGTCAGTGGGGCCGATTTTTACCTGGGTGGCCTTGGCAGTGCGTGCGGTTGTTTCGCGCCCTTTTGGGGTGGAGGTGGACATGGGGCTTACTCCTGATCTCGCCAACTGGCACTCCAGTTTACGCCAGTTGGCGCGCGTCGGCTCTTGCGTGTCTCCAGGACGAGCTTCCTCCTCGACAAGCGTTCCCGTGAAGTCAGCCTCGCCTCGCACTCTTTGACTCCACGTATCCAATGGCCGCCGCGCTCTTCAGAACGGTTGTCCTTCTCAGCAGTGACGGTGACGTGTGAAGCAACGCGCGCGGAGCCAAGATCAGAAAGTAACTTTTAAAGGGACCAAATCAGATCTTTTGCCGCGTTGAAAACCCATACGAGGGTCGGCCGTGATTCCTGAAAAATCCGCAGAAACGACCCTAAGTCGTTGTCACGCTCCTAGAATTTGATCTTGTAGTCGATGGGATCGACCGGCCTGGACAGATCCAGCGTGTAGTCTCCGTAGCGGTTGATGTGCGTGGTCCGGTACGGCGACAGTGCCTTCAGCACTGGCTCGCCCACCTGGTAGCCCTGGCCCTGCAATTCTTTGAGCTTGCGCGACATCCACTGCACGTTGTGAAGGATCACCATGTTGGCCACCAACTGGCTGTACTTGATAACCTTGCGCTGCTCGTGACGCAGGTTCTCAGCAATGATCCCCTCCCCTCCGAAGAACAGCCACTTCACGAAGTTGTTGAACTCCTCGCTCTTGTTGGTCGCGGCATGTATCGAGCGGCGCAACTCCACGTCGTTGATGTAGTTGAGCAGGAACATCGTACGGATCACCCGGCCGAGTTCCCTGAAGGCGAAGTAGAGCTTGTTCTTGCGACTGAAGGTGCCCAGGCGGCGTAGGATCATTGACGGGGTAATCTTGCCGAGCTTTATCGACACGGCCACGCGCAGCATGTCCCGGTAGTGCAAGGCCAGCAAGTCCCAGTCGATAGTGCCGCGGAAGAGGCTCTGGATGTGCTCGTATAAGGCGCTTGTCTCACCCTTGAAAAAAACAAGTTCCTTGATGTTGCGAATCCGAGGCATCAGTTTGATGCCCAGCAAGTGGGCCAGTCCGAACACTGGGGCGCTCTGGGCCTGCGTGTCGCCGTGCACGGTGTCGGGCTGGATGTCGGACTCGTTCTTGACCAGGCCATCGAGGATGTAGACCGCTTCGTAAACACCGCAAGGTATGAAGTTGCCGAATAGCGCGATGTACATGTCCGACACATGGTAGTAGCCGATGCCGCCGTAGCCCCCATAGCGCAGGTGGTACTCGGACATCAGGTTCTGCTCGTACACATTCCATTTGGTGCCGTCGGCCGAAGCACTCTTGCCCGTGCCCCAGTATTGCGGCAGCGAGAAGCGGTTGTAGGCATTGATCACCTTAAAAATCGCCTTGTCCAGACGTTCTTCGGTCACATGGTGCAGGTTGAGCCAGGCCACCTGCTTCCTGGACAAGCCCTTGACCGACAACGCAGTCTGAGTTGGCCCCAGATTGCAGCCATAGCAGAACAAGGTGGTCAGGAAGCGTTTGCGTGGGTCGTCGACCTTGCTCTCGAAGCCGGAGAGTGGCCCGAAGAGCTTGTGCAGATCGAGCCAGCGCTCCGTTTCCGTCAGCACATCCAGGATGCTGGTGGTGGCCATCGAGTTCGTGACGGCCTGGTCGACCTCGGGCAAGCCTTCCGGCGGCGGCGCGCGGTCGGTGCGCCGGATCAGCAGCCCGCTCTCGGTGATGTCCACATGCTCGTTGTCCGGAAATCTATCGTCCACCTTTTGCGACACGTCCTGCAACTGCTGCTTGAGCAACGCAACCAAGGCGTCACCGTCGGCCGGCAGACCCACCATCGCGCTGTAGTCGCCCACCTCGATCTCGAACTGCTCCCAACTCACCAGGTGGTCACGATAGTCATCAAATTTGTCGCTATTCTGAACGTAGAGGTCGCCAGACTTCAGTTCGGCGCGTGTCAAGGTAGTTGTCGCCTGATTTATGCAGCCAAGGGCTGTTTAAGGTCTGCTTTCATGTGGTCCGCGACGACCGAGTCGCGTTCGGGGTTGAGGGTAACTGCGCCGATAGGCGACCAGTCGCGCGTGGTGCCGGACCAGCGCGCTGGGTTGCGCTCACGGGCCTTGAGGTACAGCTCGTGTCGAGCAGCCAGGATGGCCTGATCTGCGCCGCAATGGCGCTGACCAGGGGTGACGTAGCGGATGCCGCTGTGTCGGTGCTCATCGTTGTACCAACGCACGAATTCCGCGGCCCAGGTCCGAGCGGCGTCGAGGTCGGCGAAGCCCTTCGCAGGGAACTCAGGGCGGTACTTGGCGGTGCGGAACAACGACTCCGCATAGGCGTTGTCGTCGCTCACGCGAGGCCTCGAATACGACGGCTTGACGCCCAGCCAGTACAGCATCCCCAGCACCGTGGTGGCCTTCAGCGTGGCGCCGTTGTCGCCGTGCAGCACGGGCTTGGTCAGCATCGTGGCGATGCCCTCGGCCAGCGCGGTGCGCCGCACCAGGTGAGCCGCGTGCACGGAGTCGTCCGTGGCGTGCACTTCCCAGCCGACGATCTTGCGGCTGTACAGGTCCAGGATCAGGTACAGGTGGAACCACATGCCGATCACCGCAGCCGGCAGATAGGTCATGTCCCAGCACCACACCTGTCGCGGCGCAGTAGCCACATGCGTGGTCGGCGGTCGGACTGTGCGGGGCTTCTTGGCGCGACCCCGGTGCGCCGCCTGCCCCTCGTCGCGCAGCACGCGGCTGAAGGTGGACTCGCTGGCCAGGTACACGCCGTCGTCAGCCAGCATGGGCACGATGCGTGCCGGCGGCACGGCTGCGAAGCGCGGCTCATTGGCCACCCGGACGATCTCAGCGCGCTCGCTGTCGCTCAGGGCATGGCTGGGCAGCGGGCGCACCGCGTGAGGCCTGCGATCACCCGCTGTGAGGCCTTCTTGCGCCTTCCAGCGCTGCAGGGTGCGAAGGTCGATGCCGACGACCTCGCAAGCCTGGTGCAGCCGTGCGCCTGCGGCATGCGCAACACCGATTTCTTGGGACAGGCATTGGCGATCCTCGAGGCCGATCATTCGTCCTCTCCCCTGCTGAAGATCGCCTGCACTTTTTTTGACAGCACCAGCAGCGCTGCCGTCTCCGCCAGGGCGCGGTCCTTGCGCAGCAACTCGCGCTCGAGTTCCTTGATGCGCTTGCGGTCGGCCCGCGTGGCCTGCGGGCTGGCTCGCAGTTCCTCGGGCGCGGCCAGCGCCGTCGTGGCACTTGCGCGCCACTTCGCCAGATCCTGTGGGTACACACCGTGCGAGCGACACCACGCGCTCAATTCGGCCTCGTTCATCGCCGCCGTGGTCACCACCGCCTCAAGCCGGCCGGCCGCGGTCCAGGCCCGCCCTCGGGCGGGCCTGGACCGCGCCTGCTCGCGCCAGCGCTCCAAGGTGCCTGCAGCGATCCCAATCTCCCGCGCAACCACGTCGATCGCTGCGCTCTCCGGCGGCAGCAACCGCGCTACCGCTCTGTCTTTGAATGTCTGTCCGTATCGAGCCAAGT
It contains:
- the parS gene encoding type II RES/Xre toxin-antitoxin system antitoxin, with translation MSTSTPKGRETTARTAKATQVKIGPTDYDIGVYKTGGERVRTSAGKALPPTSLRGVLLDMKDAGVVYVQGSRKTPIHMNVKPNRPTVGDTLQVGGKTITVVKSFEARTSNAELSVGDAGPLELHHKVLEGIATKSLLDMLERFDAIPKQELLTALGVSERTLQRHRDGRLGSDVASVALDLAAITEQAQSVLGSMAEAQRWLTTGAVALKGQRPLDLLSTRQGADLVRDLLVRMEYGVYA
- a CDS encoding RES family NAD+ phosphorylase; translation: MTPLPRALIDAYSEASAAVLRGPLGSVLGAQALADVALSSRQASPDAPGLQFWRLVNARHVDTWDSGEGAFRVSGRWNKAGTRLLYGSLDPATAILEVAVHSGFSALDAVPHMLVCARIVHPALVKVLLPHSFPNPAWLRPGSYSPNQVAFVQQAMESHPMLVVPSAVSPHSWNLLIDVDRTKGEIERVSVEVFSLDTRLVVAP